The nucleotide window GTCACCCAGTGACTCTACAAATGAAAGCCATGATCTGTCCAATAGAGGCCAGTTTCCATAGGTCACTTCCATCCCAGTCATTTCGAATGCACACTTGATATTTCTTCCCCAGTGCTGAGAGAGGCAAACTGTTAACAGATCCTAAGAACAGACCTTGCTATTTAACTGCCTCCCTGTAATGCTCGGTTGGGTAAACACAGAGAGttggacagcacagaaacagttggacgagtgcccagagctggataaacaaatagagccgttgcctaggtgaagggaagataaacagacagggctggagaaagtaagcctgtgtgtacagcatagacagggttggatgaggctgtgtggacagcatagacaaggttggatgagtgcccaggtgacgggaagataaacagacagggatggagaaagtaagcttgtgtggacagcacagacaaggttggatgagcatgtgtggacagcacagacaaggttggatgagcctgtgtggacatcacagacaaggttggatgagtgcccaggtgatggaaagataaacagacagggatggagaaagtaagcctgtgtggacagcacagaaacagttggacgagtgcccagagctggataaacaaatagagccgttgcctaggtgaagggaagataaacagacagggctggagaaagtaagcctgtgtgtacagcatagacagggttggatgaggctgtgtggacagcatagacaaggttggatgagtgcccaggtgacgggaagataaacagacagggatggagaaagtaagccggtgtggacagcacagacaaggttggatgagcatgtgtggacagcacagacaaggttggatgagcctgtgtggacatcacagacaaggttggatgagtgcccagggcTGGATAAACAAGTAGAGCTGTTGCCTaggtgacgggaagataaacagacagggatggagaaagtaagcctgtgtggacagcacagacaaggttggatgagtgcccaggtgacggaaagataaacagacagggatggagaaagtaagcctgtgtggacagcacagaaacagttggacgagtgcccaaGGTCTGGATAAACAAGTAGAGACTTGCCCAGGTGGTGGGGAGATACAcaagacagggctggagaaagtaagcctgtgtggacaggacagaaacagttggacgagtgcccaaGGGCTGGATAAACAAGTAGAGACTTGCCCAGGTGGTGGGGAGATACAcaagacagggctggagaaagtaagcctgtgtggacacaACAGCCACTGTATGATGAGTGGTAGATGAGTAGCTAAACACCTTAGCTTGGATGAATAGATAATGTGTGGATTTAGAGACAAGGTTGGATGCACGCAAGTGGTTGAGTAACAGGCCAAGGATGAATAACCAAGGCATTGTGGCATGAATGGAGCCCTTTTGGATAGCACAGACACGGTTGGATGAAGCAGTACCGGGTGGATAGCCCAGCTATAATGACTTTGTGAAACATGTGTAGTTGCAACGGTACTGCTCTTTGTAATGTATGTGAATAAAAAGAACAAGGCTCTGACATGACTGGTGATACACTTTATTGATTGCATGTCAAAACAATGATATGTAATGTATATTACATTGACACATATACTGTCACAAATATtaattgagatgtacagtaatacaATGGTCATGGCCTATACCTCTGGTCATACGGGCTAGTCTGTATGGAACGTTTGAGACTGGGTAGGCCTCCacttgactccactggtcccctccttctccctcctgttacATCCATCTTGCTCATGCACAGGTCCTGTGTTGTAGAAAGGGGTCTTGGTACAAAGGAAACCTTTACAACCGTTGTCATATGGTTCAGCAAACTTGTCATTGAGTTAAAGTGTATATCTGTATCAAGCACAAACCCAGACTTATCAAACGTGACCTTGTATGGTTGTCCTTTTGCTGTTACAATTTCGAAGAGGTATCCATATTCCTCTTCATCCATGTAACAGATCGCTGCAGCTGGCTTGGGGTATTCATCTTCCATCTTTTTTAGGTCCTGTATAACTTCAATGTGATTTGATGACATTGGGGAACTGCCCGTCGAATGTCCCCACCATGCACCCTCTAGTAGCTGTATCATTTCACGCATCCCTTCCACTACACATTTGCCAGACCAATTGTTCTGTTCATCAGGTATGTCTCTTGGTCTAGCCATCAAGTAACCGCTTGGGACTGCTTTAAGCACATCGGTTATTAGCTGAACAGGgtcacctctgtcccagtctaggAACTCAGTGCATTTGTAATAGCCTTGGGTGACGTGTATATCAAATGGGATGAGAGTATTGTCAGTGCTCTTCACCATACAGGAACACACTCCTCCCTGCATGTCACCAAAGTAGGCCGTGATGGCAATAGCTCCTACAGTAACTTCGGGTCTATTTAGGGATGACATTAGCTGCTCTTTAGAGACGGAGCCCCACCACCTCTCACCCAGCCATTCTACCAGTGGAAGCCAGGATCTGTTCAATAGAGGCCAGTTGCCATATTTCCTTTGCTTAGCGACACGGAGTGAGTCGAATTGTCTTCTCCCCATATAGGCCATCTTCCAACCACTTACCTATTTTGCTATGTGTATGTAATTGGTATCATAGTTCTTGTGATTCAGCCATTGTAAATAGTAGGAAAAGTGGAACCATACCCCAAAGCCGCACACTCTCACCAACCCCAGGAAAGGGCCTTATGTTTTCTAACTGTTGTTGCTAGAGACGTGGCTAGTTGCTCATCATGATTATGATCACATGCAGCCTTACGAACAGCTTTCACCTCTGTACAACCACACCTAACCCGTAACTTAACCCACTCATGAAAAGGTGTTTAACTGTGACACCTACTGCAACTGTCGCATTTAACAGCTAATCATGGACCTATATCTCCTTACCTCAGGCAATTGTGCATTTCCGACCTCTAATCATgtcagaggagagtggtatagaaaCTGACAATAGCGAGCTGAGCCTGGTAGGAGAGACGCATGTTATATCATACTCTATAGACACCTCTTTCATAGACCATACTCATCACAGGCATTTAACTTGTACTGATTCTAACACTCGTCTCTATTCCACAGGTATCTACCATAATCCTGACCCGTTCTGTAGGTACTCGGTTTGATGTCCTTTCATTCACTGTTGTAAAGTATACCATGTATAAGTGATACATTTCCCATGTCTTTAATACACATTCAGGAGAGTGATTACATACTATCGTCTGACGATGAGGGACCTAGGAACCTTGTCTTGGAACAAGCTCCTCCACTGTTGCCCCCAGAAGTCGTCAACCGGCCTCAACCTCACCTAGCATTACCTCCTCTTCCCCAGTTGAACAATGCAGAAGATGAAATGGTAGATATGGTAGTGTATACTGTGATGACACTTTTGCTTGTGTGTATGACTTGTTGGTAATGTGGTTATGTCTCTTTCGCTCAAGTATATGGCCGATGATGAGGATGGAGCTGATGCGGATGGAGATTATGATGATGGAGATGACTAGGTTGCAATGTGTTGAGATCTAACTACACTGAACCCATTTTATTCATTTTTGAGCTGCCACTATGTCCTACTTTTGGTATGGATGTATGTAAATGTTATGTactctgtaaataaatgtgaCCTGGTATTCTTGCTCAGGATATTATTGTCTTTATTCACAGAAGGATATGGACATTGAATAATACACCACAAGCACTTTGTAATGGCACATTTACCAAGCGATATGACAGTGATTACATATGCTCTCCACCTATATCTTTCCTACTCTAGACATTGTGTCTGGCATCTGTGACACCTGGGTGACGTTCCAGGCCTTCATCCCCAAAGATGTGGTTCTTTGGTCGGGCAACAAAGGTTGCATCTTCAAGGCAGCAGATGCGGGAAAGAATAGATGTGATATATGGAAAGTGTACACCTGTCCCAATCGTAAACCCCAAGTTATCAAACGTCACCTTGAATCTCTTTCCCTTGGCAGTTACAATATCAAACAGGTATCCCAAACTGTCCTCATTCATATAATGGATTGCGGCAGCTGGGTTGGTGTGCTTGTTTGTCCTCATTCGTAGAAGCTCTATCACTTTACCATGTGGTGGGGACATTTCCAAACTGAGGAATGCAGCTCCCCACCATGAGCCTTTTATCAGCTTTACAATATAACGCAGCTCGTCCACAATTTGTGTCATAGCAAAGTATTTGGGGTCATGAGCCATCCACCTGGGTCTACGTAGCAAGTGTCCTTCTCCCAGTTTACGCACCAGAACTTTCATAATGTCAATAGGAGTTGAAAATAGACCTTGTACCATATCGGTACAGATGTACCTGCCTCGACTAATAACAACAGTAAAGGTCATGACTGAATCCTGTGTCTTCACCATAATCGAACACACTCCTCCTTGCATGCCACCGAAGTGTGCTGCGACGACAATGTCCCCTTTGCGACTGTTAGATGTATCCATGAATGTGATAATCTGCTCTTTAGAGACTGATCCCCACCAGCGCTCCCCCAGCCATTCTAGGAAGGAATGCCATGATGTGTTCAGTATAGACCAACTAAGCATGCTTTCCATCGAATGTTGCTTTCTCGAATCTTCCACAGCTGGAATCGAGTCGTGACCATCTTCACAGTAAACCTGTAACTCGCCACCCTCTTCGCTGTAGTCTTCGTTGCTGTCCACCACCTCGCCATCGTCAACCTCTTCATCGTACACGTCttcacagtccaccacctcgtcgtcgtaaacctcttcatcgtacacgtcgtcacagtccaccacctcgtcaTCATCGACTTCTTCACATTCCACGACAGCGCCGGTGTCAACCTCTTCACCATAGACCTCTTCACAGTAGACCACCTCTTCGTCGTCAACCTGTTCACTGTAGAGCTGTTCACTGTCGACGTCTTGGGTGTGGACCTCGTAGTCTGACTCCTCGGAATCGTAAATGTCGTAGTCCACAAGACTATCGGTTGAACGGGGACTGGTTTCAGCCTCTTGGTCTCTGGTATCCTCCATGTCAGCACCGGGAGTATCTCGGTTATGGGTATAGTCCTCTTGACAATTGTCCTGATAATCATCACACATCCAATCCTCGTAGTCACCTGCCATGTCCGCTCCCGAACTGCTTTCGGAATCAGATGATTTGGAGCCTGAGGACCTAACTGCTTGTGGTATATGGCTGTTCCCAATCTCATAACCCTGGCAGTAACCGTAACAAGACTGAGTCTGAGGCCTCTTGACACAAACGACTGTCTCGTAATGGTTCCGACTATTCTCCAAATATATGCCCTGCTTAGACACCTCTAAACCATTAGATCTGTATTCAATCCAACGGTTGGTATAGTATGTATATATGCTTACCCCCAACATGTCTGCAGCTGCTTGAATCTCCACTTCGGTCGCCCAACTACCTAAACAATTCATGTTGGACTCCGTAATGTACTCTGACACTGAACGGTAACACACTCTCAGGATGGTCCTATACATATGTTGTTTGCTCTGTAGCTGCTGCACCACCGCATTTCGAATTGGCTCATGGTACTCCTCTGTACCACACAGTGCTTCACTGACCGCTCTGAAGAAACAATTTCCGTCACCTTTTATTTTCACATTCTTACACGGAGCACCTAACACACCAGACGCAGTATGACTGAGAGACCTCTTCTTGCACTGCACCTTCAGCCTAGTGCACAGCAGCTGGGCATCTtcaactgtaacagggttgaactgcagctctctgcatgtgctgccactaacaaagtcaatgtCCGAGTCGTCGCTACTGTCATTCTCCTTTGCTGTATTACAATATCTGAGTGTATAGAAAGACTCTGATTTCCCATGTGCCATTGTACACTCTGTTCTGCTTCCTGAGAGACGTCAGTATGGTCATTAATATATCGCTTTGGCCCCTATTGTCAAAGACCCACAGTTCTGCAGACTGAGCCATgatagggcgggcctaaggaaagcgtcatcaatcacacagagcttaacagaagccacaggagcctataaggcttccatgcttgctgactgagtcataatagggcgggcctaaggaaagcgtcatcaatcacacagagcttaacagaagccgcaggagcctataaggcttccatgcttgctgactgagtcatgatagggcgggcctaaggaaagcCTCATCAAACACACAGAGCTTGACAGAAGCCGCAGGAGCCTATAAGGCTTCCAGGCTTGCTCACTGTGAGGGCTTGGGTAGCCTTGTTATAGTTTATAATGCTGTTGaatgcaagtaaaaaataaagtatgcTCAGACAAGCAACTGTCAAGTGTTACCAACTGTACTTTATTGATAAAAGAGGTCCACATCACCATAGTACCAAATGAATACAATATAACATTTCAACTGTTAGGATAATTACATCTCCCCCATACTTTCTCGGAGCAGTGTCAGATTCAGAACTCAGGTCCCCCATCCATACCACgatattctccgtcaaggtcaaGTCCCCCATCCACACCCAGGTAGTCTTCTTCAAGCACAGGTCCATCACTGATTACACTGTGCTTTTCGTACAGATGCATACATAGAGACAAGTGGATTGTTGCAACGAAGATGAACAGGTTACCCATAATAGTCCTACTTGTTATAGCTGATACCTCTTCCCCAGTGTTGATAAATGTAAACTCTTGTAACAACCCAAACTGACTTATAAGTACTTCCCTGTATTAGTGCGTTGGCTAGAACATCAAGTGTTGGATAACTGATACGTGGTTTGCTACACTACTGAAAGCTGGATCTATTGTCACAGCCTCCAAATTCCACAGACAGGATACAACATAAAGTTTTGGATAACTGAGAGGTTGTGGTGGACACTCACAGATTCAACATTACGGCCAAGGGCCCTGTGTGCGAAGTGACAGGCTGTCCCCCGTACTGCCCTTGGGCCCCGTGTGAGTTTGGGTATTGATTCTAAAAACGCCCCCCCTCCTGCACTACCTTCCCTTGGTTGTGGATATTGTGCCTTTTGGGTATGGTTGTTGTTAcataaccctcccgttgtccttctattatgcctagcacacagtgtcccccccccggggtcactctgtcccgtcttggctaaaggcccagtgggcacaagtgtgacagtatgggtgtgaacagcctttgcagatgtatttcttacacctgcagcacgctgtgtgtgtcttggcgtccttcttgggtgggcagacctgacacctcttcctcttactcgcccccagcggggcggccggggcggcggcggcggccgggccggcggctcgctcgcgggcctgcggacgagcctcggcggatacacgctcgccccgtatgactttgacaagtgcggacgaggcttcggtgcgggggagacgctgccttctttggatcaagggcttcacgagcgcctttccgagctgctccaggaacaccctcctcttgttccgcttcccgggcatccagtcggggttgatctctcgccatatgacaaaggcgttgtaggaggacacgtcgaggatgttgtggaagatgaccaggggccagcgggcggtcatccgtctgcagctgtaggtcccgaccaccttgtctaggttgtccacgccgcccttgttgcagttgtagtctaggatgagggccggcttccggtctcggcgatcgctgacgtcgggctccgcgtgccgcgtgctcagaagcagcacgttcttatttctctttgccaggtaggacactagagtggcggtggtcgtgaaggcgaacctggaggacgagacctgtctgcccttggactggagcagcgcgggagggagctcgggcttgttctttcgcaccgtgcccaccatggtgaggttcctctcgaggagccgctgcccgagttcgtaggaggtgaagaaattgtcacacgtgacgttgtgaccgtccggcagtccctcggtcagatcgaggacgacgcgcgcgccctggttcttctcggggcatccgccggccgccttgccggtgtacacttgcatcttccaagcgtagctggacttggcgtcgcaggccacccacgacttgatgccgtatttggccggcttgctgggaatgtactgtcggaaaggacagcgtccttgaggcgagggagaggggagggagaggagagggagaggagagggagaggagattagcAGGAGATTAGCAGCAGCGTCATCGTTACAGGCTCACCATCGGGGCGCACTGCGTTTACGTTACACGCAGCCGCCACCGCCGCCACCCGTGCCACTGCCCATTGCTACTGCTGCCCATTGCTACTACTGCCGATTGCTACCGCTGCCCGTGCTACTACacgtacatacacagatacattgactgctaccgctctctatgcacagatacatagactgcccgtgctctctacgccacgcgtacaaacacagatacatagactgcccgtgctctctacgccacgcgtacaaacgcagatacattgactgctaccgctctctatgcacagatacatagactgcccgtgctctctacgccacgcgtacaaacacagatacatagactggccgtgctctctacgctacgcgtacgtacacagatacatagactgcccgtgctctctacgctacgCGTACGTACACAGATGCATAGACGGTACCTCTGAACGGGACCAGTTGTTCGTCCACCGTCACTTCGGGCCCCGGGTTGTAGAGGGCCTGCAGCCGCTCCTCCCACAGGTCCCACACCTCTCTCACGGCCGCCAGTCTGTCGGTGGCGAGTCTCGCGGGTCTCGACTGGCGGTCGTCGAATCGCAGCAGCCTCGAGTACTTGTGAAACGCCTTGAGCGGCATGGTGGCGCGGAACACGGTCCTGCCGCTCTCGGCGTCCCACAGGCTGGCCGCGGCCTCGCCTCGGGACCTGTAGACGCCGGCTAGGATCAGCAGCCCTACGTAGGCGCGCAGGTCGGTGGAGTCCATGGGTCGCCAGCCGTCGCCGTATTTTCTCACCCCCTGCAGATTGGTCATGTCCACGATGATCCTTTCTATCGCCGGTGTGACAAACAGCCGGAAGGCGGACTCGATGTCGAGCGCTCGCGACGCGGCGTAGGCCGTGGGGCCCGGCGTCACGGCGGGGCAGGGCTGGCGGATGGCGCGGGGTCGGTCCGGGCCGCGATAGGCCGCGGAGGACCATTTGATTTTGCCGTTTTTCGACAGCAacgtctccctttctcgctctggctctctggctctgtctggctctctgtctcgctctcgggcagcggccgcgtctccctccggctcttcctccggctcttcctccggatcttcctccgaagaggagctcgaccgcgaggccgagtcgtctccgtagtcgtccgcgtcgcgctcggggttgtattcctcaccgtcttcatcttccgaaacgtcctcctcttcggaatcgcagtagtcttcttcgtcttcttggtcgacgctggaggatatctgttccaggacctgagccgcgctgaaaccgggactgcgaggcgtcgtaggcggaggcaacacgctcgacggggtcgtattcctcgtcgccgtcgtcctcgtcgtcgtcctcatcatcgtcctcatcttgttcttcttgttgttgttgttgttgttgttgttcttgttgttgttgttcttgttcttgttcttcttcttcttcctgacaatattagtaggctctctacgccctgcttactgtcgtaggcggagggctcacgctcggcggggtcgtattcctcctcgtcgtcgtcctcgtcgtcgtcctcttcttcttcttcgtcttcttcttcttcttcttcttcttcctgacaatattagtagcctctctacgccctgcttacgGTGGCCACGTGAATGGGACGAGGCACGCGAATGGACGAGGCGCGTGGTCGGCCCTGCCTGCT belongs to Salvelinus fontinalis isolate EN_2023a unplaced genomic scaffold, ASM2944872v1 scaffold_0458, whole genome shotgun sequence and includes:
- the LOC129846105 gene encoding piggyBac transposable element-derived protein 4-like, with protein sequence MRTMMRTTTRTTATRNTTPSSVLPPPTTPRSPGFSAAQVLEQISSSVDQEDEEDYCDSEEEDVSEDEDGEEYNPERDADDYGDDSASRSSSSSEEDPEEEPEEEPEGDAAAARERDREPDRAREPERERETLLSKNGKIKWSSAAYRGPDRPRAIRQPCPAVTPGPTAYAASRALDIESAFRLFVTPAIERIIVDMTNLQGVRKYGDGWRPMDSTDLRAYVGLLILAGVYRSRGEAAASLWDAESGRTVFRATMPLKAFHKYSRLLRFDDRQSRPARLATDRLAAVREVWDLWEERLQALYNPGPEVTVDEQLVPFRGRCPFRQYIPSKPAKYGIKSWVACDAKSSYAWKMQVYTGKAAGGCPEKNQGARVVLDLTEGLPDGHNVTCDNFFTSYELGQRLLERNLTMVGTVRKNKPELPPALLQSKGRQVSSSRFAFTTTATLVSYLAKRNKNVLLLSTRHAEPDVSDRRDRKPALILDYNCNKGGVDNLDKVVGTYSCRRMTARWPLVIFHNILDVSSYNAFVIWREINPDWMPGKRNKRRVFLEQLGKALVKPLIQRRQRLPRTEASSALVKVIRGERVSAEARPQARERAAGPAAAAAPAAPLGASKRKRCQVCPPKKDAKTHTACCRCKKYICKGCSHPYCHTCAHWAFSQDGTE